A single region of the Lepus europaeus isolate LE1 chromosome 1, mLepTim1.pri, whole genome shotgun sequence genome encodes:
- the TMEM139 gene encoding transmembrane protein 139, which yields MVPSQLWGKLEKPFLFLGCASLLLGLALLGIRPDIASVAYFFFSVGGLFLFGCLLSCFLEFGFRAMQTESPGASDNARDNEAFEVPTYEEAVVVLESQCRPQEPDQPPPYSSIVIPQGLEGGQPSPPEETRRDRLRRRVGSEGSSMQRGSPGRAPNSVRPRGPRVVSTAPDLQSLRELPKSEPLTPPPAYDACFGNPEDDSVFYEDNWTPP from the exons atGGTGCCAAGCCAGTTGTGGGGGAAACTGGAGAAGCCGTTCCTCTTCCTAGGCTGCGCCTCCCTCCTCCTGGGGCTGGCTTTGCTGGGCATTCGGCCGGACATTGCCTCGgttgcttatttctttttctccgtGGGTGGCTTGTTTTTGTTTGGCTGCCTCCTGTCCTGTTTTCTGGAATTTGGGTTCCGAGCAATGCAGACAGAGAGCCCAGGGGCCTCAGACAATGCACG GGACAATGAAGCCTTTGAGGTGCCAACCTATGAAGAAGCCGTTGTGGTGTTGGAATCGCAGTGCCGCCCTCAAGAACCAGATCAACCACCCCCGTACAGCAGCATTGTCATCCcccagggacttgagggaggacAGCCTAGCCCTCCAGAGGAGACgaggagagacagactgagaaggCGAGTAGGCTCAGAGGGGTCTTCGATGCAGAGAGGCAGCCCTGGAAGAGCTCCAAACAGTGTTCGGCCTCGGGGACCACGGGTTGTATCCACTGCTCCAGATCTGCAGAGCTTGCGGGAACTCCCCAAATCGGAGCCTCTCACTCCACCCCCCGCCTATGAC